One Hippoglossus hippoglossus isolate fHipHip1 chromosome 5, fHipHip1.pri, whole genome shotgun sequence genomic window carries:
- the LOC117761666 gene encoding transmembrane protein 198-like isoform X1: MADPTVLSPEGAGAGIAEVDACSLEIERKYDIIPAVICSMCCLFGIIYCFFGYRCFKAVMFLSGLMFGSIIIFLLCHKEHVLDTQLSVEASAGIGLGIGLLCGLVTMLVRSVGLFMTGLLLGLLLALAALLVTHQFYTPTTVWVPLGSLLGTGMLFAVLTLQWQKFFTMLSTAVFGAAIMTVCADYFVEMLALGTHVYECLRLTPGPPLCWYSWVIMGIWPALSLIGVLVQWKLTDDSFSHTEVVISRRQKRVQLMRIREKDAKKRQQAGGQEGTYRRKPTPVKRYAGDLLAPSYLQSLRDRQMGTGTSLSSLGTPNHTMIDLEYDTGSTVPLTATTPVVRV; the protein is encoded by the exons CTTGGAGATAGAGAGGAAGTATGATATCATCCCTGCCGTCATCTGCTCCATGTGTTGCCTGTTTGGCATCATCTACTGCTTCTTTG GTTACCGCTGTTTCAAGGCTGTCATGTTCCTGTCGGGCCTGATGTTTGGCTCTATCATCATTTTCTTGCTGTGCCACAAGGAGCACGTGCTGGACACCCAGCTGAGCGTAGAGGCCAGCGCTGGTATCGGCCTCGGTATCGGTCTCCTGTGCGGCCTGGTCACGATGCTGGTGCGAAGTGTCGGCCTCTTCATGACTGGCCTGCTACTGGGTCTCCTCCTGGCCCTCGCCGCTCTTCTGGTCACTCACCAGTTCTACACACCGACCACAGTCTGGGTGCCGCTGGGTTCTCTCCTAGGAACAGGCATGCTGTTTGCCGTGCTGACGCTGCAGTGGCAAAAGTTCTTCACCATGCTATCCACAGCCGTGTTCGGGGCAGCGATCATGACAGTGTGTGCTGATTACTTTGTGGAGATGCTGGCACTGGGCACACACGTGTATGAGTGCCTGCGGCTCACGCCCGGACCACCTCTCTGCTGGTACAGCTGGGTCATTATGGGCATCTGGCCCGCCCTCAGCCTCATAGGAGTACTGGTCCAGTGGAAACTGACGGATGACAGCTTCTCACACACTGAGG TTGTAATCAGTCGGCGGCAGAAGAGAGTCCAGCTGATGCGGATTCGGGAAAAGGACGCCAAGAAGCGACAGCAGGCAGGTGGGCAGGAAGGCACTTACCGTCGTAAACCCACCCCAGTGAAACGTTACGCTGGGGATCTACTGGCACCG AGCTACCTGCAAAGTCTTCGAGACAGACAAATGGGCACAGGCACTTCCCTTAGCAGCCTGGGGACTCCCAACCACACCATGATCGACTTGGAGTACGACACCGGCTCCACTGTGCCCCTCACAGCTACAACCCCAGTCGTCAGGGtgtga
- the LOC117761666 gene encoding transmembrane protein 198-like isoform X2 yields MADPTVLSPEGAGAGIAEVDACSLEIERKYDIIPAVICSMCCLFGIIYCFFGYRCFKAVMFLSGLMFGSIIIFLLCHKEHVLDTQLSVEASAGIGLGIGLLCGLVTMLVRSVGLFMTGLLLGLLLALAALLVTHQFYTPTTVWVPLGSLLGTGMLFAVLTLQWQKFFTMLSTAVFGAAIMTVCADYFVEMLALGTHVYECLRLTPGPPLCWYSWVIMGIWPALSLIGVLVQWKLTDDSFSHTEVVISRRQKRVQLMRIREKDAKKRQQAELPAKSSRQTNGHRHFP; encoded by the exons CTTGGAGATAGAGAGGAAGTATGATATCATCCCTGCCGTCATCTGCTCCATGTGTTGCCTGTTTGGCATCATCTACTGCTTCTTTG GTTACCGCTGTTTCAAGGCTGTCATGTTCCTGTCGGGCCTGATGTTTGGCTCTATCATCATTTTCTTGCTGTGCCACAAGGAGCACGTGCTGGACACCCAGCTGAGCGTAGAGGCCAGCGCTGGTATCGGCCTCGGTATCGGTCTCCTGTGCGGCCTGGTCACGATGCTGGTGCGAAGTGTCGGCCTCTTCATGACTGGCCTGCTACTGGGTCTCCTCCTGGCCCTCGCCGCTCTTCTGGTCACTCACCAGTTCTACACACCGACCACAGTCTGGGTGCCGCTGGGTTCTCTCCTAGGAACAGGCATGCTGTTTGCCGTGCTGACGCTGCAGTGGCAAAAGTTCTTCACCATGCTATCCACAGCCGTGTTCGGGGCAGCGATCATGACAGTGTGTGCTGATTACTTTGTGGAGATGCTGGCACTGGGCACACACGTGTATGAGTGCCTGCGGCTCACGCCCGGACCACCTCTCTGCTGGTACAGCTGGGTCATTATGGGCATCTGGCCCGCCCTCAGCCTCATAGGAGTACTGGTCCAGTGGAAACTGACGGATGACAGCTTCTCACACACTGAGG TTGTAATCAGTCGGCGGCAGAAGAGAGTCCAGCTGATGCGGATTCGGGAAAAGGACGCCAAGAAGCGACAGCAGGCAG AGCTACCTGCAAAGTCTTCGAGACAGACAAATGGGCACAGGCACTTCCCTTAG